In Arachis stenosperma cultivar V10309 chromosome 1, arast.V10309.gnm1.PFL2, whole genome shotgun sequence, one DNA window encodes the following:
- the LOC130984352 gene encoding uncharacterized protein LOC130984352 produces the protein MSDRVLIKVYYFGQILLQTSEGVKFICENPLDVVIPFIISFEELKGVICEKIDSERAKKISCMLYRYPVPVFGGFVQFQTRYVTDEASMQEMFSMYIENRAQISFIELYVEFEQSEADRNILQEDYNSDSEEDFESNYEFVAPDGDEDQADRGMCPDVTEVANALANKVPFEEPSFMRVLDLEAMHVPEFPEYMTAEIPMVADGEFAVGMEFSSREVVIKAVKEYTIRRSVDYRVYESEPLTFYAKCTQYGSGCDWLIRVSLISRKYCWVVRRYNGSHTCTTATISQDHSKLDSITIAEAIKPLVEVDPSLKVKSVIAEVQSKFNYTVSYRKAWLAKQRAVEKYLEVGKHRMKPCLYGLRPCVTRSHQLLSILRLYLHIKAMTWWVIFGAFRHCKPVVQVDGTHLYGKYKGCLLVAVSQDGNNNIVPIAFAIVEGETSDAWHFFLSNLRQHVVTRDGVGLISDRHESINAAVERSNGAWSPPRAFHMFCIRHIESNFLRKFKAPYLQKLVVNIGYSRTVREFDVRYQRLRERGEAYTNWLDRIPREQYALAFDGGYRWGHMTTNLVECINSVLKGARNLPITALVKATFYRLNELFTRKRAEAEARINAGHVFSEIVTSKLHANQIASGNIQVSCFDRQNEVFEVREMPSGQEFAVDLRGLRCDCGEFQVDRIPCRHVFACCANQRLDWRLYVHDVYKMDQVRRVYRARFRPLGNPTT, from the exons ATGAGTGACAGAGTTTTGATTAAAGTGTATTATTTTGGTCAAATCTTGTTACAAACGTCTGAAGGAGTAAAGTTTATTTGCGAAAATCCATTAGATGTTGTTATTCCTTTTATCATCTCATTTGAAGAGCTCAAGGGTGTGATCTGTGAGAAGATTGATTCTGAGAGGGCAAAAAAGATATCATGTATGCTATACAGATATCCCGTACCGGTATTTGGTGGGTTCGTTCAATTTCAAACCAGATATGTCACGGACGAAGCGAGCATGCAGGAGatgttttcaatgtatattgaaAACCGCGCTCAGATCTCGTTCATCGAGTTGTATGTAGAGTTTGAACAATCCGAGGCCGACCGGAATATTCTACAGGAAGATTATAATAGTGACAGTGAAGAAGACTTCGAAAGCAACTACGAATTTGTTGCTCCCGATGGAGATGAAGATCAAGCTGACAGAGGCATGTGCCCAGATGTGACAGAAGTGGCGAATGCACTTGCAAACAAAGTGCCGTTTGAGGAGCCATCATTCATGCGAGTTTTAGACTTGGAAGCCATGCATGTTCCTGAATTTCCGGAATATATGACTGCAG AAATTCCTATGGTCGCAGATGGTGAGTTCGCGGTTGGGATGGAGTTCAGTTCCAGAGAAGTTGTTATTAAGGCGGTTAAGGAGTATACCATACGACGAAGCGTAGACTACCGGGTATATGAGTCTGAGCCTTTGACATTTTACGCCAAGTGTACACAGTATGGGTCAGGATGTGACTGGCTTATCAGAGTTAGCTTGATCAGCAGGAAATACTGTTGGGTTGTACGGAGGTATAATGGTAGCCACACGTGTACCACCGCCACCATTTCACAGGATCATTCGAAACTGGACTCTATCACAATTGCAGAAGCAATAAAGCCACTGGTTGAAGTTGACCCCTCCTTAAAGGTAAAATCGGTTATAGCAGAAGTGCAATCCAAATTCAACTACACCGTCAGTTACCGGAAAGCATGGTTGGCTAAGCAGAGGGCAGTAGAAAAATATTTGGAGGTTGGGAAGCATCGTATGAAGCCTTGCCTATATGGTTTGAGGCCATGTGTCACAAGGAGCCATCAGCTGTTGTCCATTTTGAGACTATACCTGCATATCAAGGCGATGACTTGGTGGGTGATATTCGG GGCATTCAGACATTGTAAGCCAGTTGTCCAAGTGGATGGGACTCACTTGTACGGAAAGTATAAGGGTTGTCTCCTTGTGGCAGTTTCACAGGATGGCAACAACAATATAGTCCCGATTGCATTTGCTATTGTTGAGGGAGAGACTTCTGATGCATGGCATTTTTTCCTAAGTAACCTCCGTCAACATGTTGTTACTCGAGATGGAGTGGGTCTAATATCTGACAGGCACGAGTCCATCAATGCAGCTGTGGAACGTAGTAACGGAGCTTGGTCACCTCCTAGAGCGTTTCATATGTTTTGCATCAGGCACATAGAGTCTAATTTCCTGAGAAAGTTCAAGGCACCGTACCTCCAAAAATTGGTCGTTAACATCG GATATTCCAGGACGGTGCGGGAGTTCGACGTGCGTTACCAGAGGTTAAGGGAGCGTGGCGAGGCGTACACAAACTGGTTAGACCGAATTCCTCGCGAACAGTACGCATTGGCCTTTGATGGCGGGTACCGATGGGGTCACATGACGACGAATCTAGTGGAGTGCATCAACTCAGTTCTAAAGGGTGCCCGTAATCTTCCCATTACTGCTCTTGTGAAGGCAACATTCTACAGGCTAAATGAGTTGTTCACCCGTAAAAGAGCGGAGGCAGAGGCCCGGATCAATGCTGGCCATGTGTTTTCTGAGATAGTGACATCGAAGTTGCATGCAAACCAAATAGCATCAGGAAATATACAGGTGAGTTGCTTTGATAGGCAGAATGAGGTCTTTGAGGTTCGTGAGATGCCTAGTGGACAAGAGTTTGCAGTTGATCTACGTGGCCTTCGATGTGACTGTGGTGAGTTCCAAGTGGATCGGATCCCTTGTCGACATGTGTTCGCATGTTGTGCCAACCAACGACTCGATTGGCGACTGTATGTTCATGATGTGTACAAGATGGATCAAGTGCGGCGGGTGTACCGTGCACGGTTTCGGCCACTAGGTAATCCCACGACATAG